One window of the Alphaproteobacteria bacterium genome contains the following:
- a CDS encoding class I SAM-dependent methyltransferase, whose product MTDQPDIFPVHLDSGLAALWAGWLDHTRATMHIDHAGTGDDLSAHMRDCFVAVDTQLDDALRRLGAALPESITRVLEVGCSTGFKTFALQHRFPDADIVGVDPDADGIALARGMAARLDQTRFRRTPTFTEAVGEDLPVDDASVDLIVCITTIEHVGNVDECLAEMARVLRPGGVLYLEAPNYLWPYEPHVRALMPPLCPKPLLRALVRLQGNSAHARFVDHLKFVHPHWMERRFDALGLSWRNLYLEKIRDILEGRTDAIAYRRLGALLRHAGRWRLGAALLAPFAWTGVYPSVMYAARKPRAET is encoded by the coding sequence TTGACCGACCAACCCGATATCTTCCCGGTGCACCTCGACTCCGGCCTCGCGGCGCTGTGGGCCGGTTGGCTCGATCACACCCGCGCGACGATGCACATCGACCACGCCGGAACCGGCGACGACCTGAGCGCACACATGCGCGATTGCTTTGTCGCGGTGGACACGCAGTTGGACGACGCGCTGCGCCGGCTGGGGGCGGCGTTGCCGGAATCGATTACTCGTGTCCTCGAGGTCGGGTGTTCCACCGGGTTCAAAACGTTCGCGTTGCAGCACCGTTTCCCCGATGCCGACATCGTTGGCGTCGATCCCGATGCCGACGGCATCGCCCTCGCGCGCGGGATGGCGGCACGGCTCGATCAGACGCGCTTTCGGCGTACGCCAACCTTCACGGAAGCGGTCGGCGAAGACCTCCCGGTCGACGACGCCAGCGTCGATTTGATCGTGTGCATCACGACGATCGAGCACGTCGGCAACGTCGACGAATGCCTCGCCGAAATGGCCCGCGTGTTGCGTCCAGGCGGGGTTCTCTATCTCGAAGCGCCGAACTACCTGTGGCCCTACGAACCCCACGTCCGCGCGCTGATGCCCCCGCTCTGCCCTAAACCGTTGCTACGCGCGCTCGTGCGACTACAAGGAAACAGCGCGCATGCCCGTTTTGTCGATCACCTCAAATTCGTTCACCCCCACTGGATGGAGCGCCGTTTCGATGCGCTCGGCCTAAGCTGGCGCAATCTCTATCTTGAGAAAATTCGAGATATCCTGGAGGGCCGCACCGACGCGATCGCCTATCGCCGCCTCGGCGCCCTGCTGCGCCACGCCGGTCGGTGGCGGCTGGGCGCGGCGTTGCTTGCCCCCTTCGCTTGGACGGGCGTCTACCCCTCGGTCATGTATGCCGCCAGGAAACCCCGTGCCGAAACGTGA
- a CDS encoding class I SAM-dependent methyltransferase, whose amino-acid sequence MSNDASKYLEQYERHRAEGDSSSRFLGLAAFLRGRLDSQAARMGQVGRHALFLPRVLELCGIANDGPLTVMEFGAGDGWAMHYNRPGLRRIAVDASSNFAPHLAELGIEFVEHDLSVAGIPGADGSVDLIVVNHLIEHLADPRIMLAECHRLLRPGGALYLRTPDIARVGWRFYDDYTHVKPFTPTGLRELCAAHDFTAVFCFASDHSRINLDLLSRGHLRRFLFGRWLGGAEIEAAFTK is encoded by the coding sequence TTGAGCAACGACGCGTCCAAATACCTCGAACAATATGAGCGCCACCGGGCCGAAGGGGACAGCAGCAGCCGGTTCCTAGGTCTTGCCGCGTTTTTGCGCGGGCGCCTCGACTCACAGGCTGCACGCATGGGTCAAGTCGGTCGCCATGCTTTGTTTCTTCCGCGCGTCTTGGAACTATGCGGCATCGCCAACGATGGCCCGCTCACCGTGATGGAATTCGGCGCGGGCGACGGGTGGGCGATGCATTACAATCGACCCGGGTTGCGCCGCATTGCGGTGGACGCAAGCAGCAACTTCGCCCCGCACTTGGCGGAGTTGGGGATTGAGTTTGTCGAACACGACCTATCGGTCGCCGGCATCCCCGGTGCCGACGGCAGCGTCGACCTCATCGTCGTCAACCACCTGATCGAACACCTCGCCGATCCGCGCATCATGCTCGCCGAGTGCCACCGATTGCTTCGGCCCGGCGGCGCGCTGTATCTGCGCACACCGGATATCGCGCGCGTGGGGTGGCGCTTCTATGACGACTACACCCACGTCAAGCCGTTCACCCCGACCGGTCTTCGCGAACTGTGCGCGGCACACGACTTCACGGCGGTCTTTTGCTTCGCCTCGGATCATTCCCGGATCAACCTCGACCTTCTCAGCCGGGGGCATCTACGGCGATTTCTGTTTGGGCGTTGGCTCGGCGGCGCAGAGATCGAAGCCGCCTTCACGAAATGA
- the asnB gene encoding asparagine synthase (glutamine-hydrolyzing): protein MCGIAGIAAHAAVPDLGDHVAAMTATLRHRGPDGEDQWLAPEGRTALGHTRLSIVDLSPRGRQPMANEDETLWLSFNGEIYNWRALRADLERRGHRFRSNTDSEVILHLWEEEGEAALAQLHGMFAFLLYDTKSERLFAARDRVGKKPLVYAHWDGGVALASEIPALLQLPMVGRTLDPEAVALYLIDNMRHVPDPWTIYRDIRRLPAGHAMSIQGGAVERIWRYWHPPLVSRDTTPSQATAVLDHAVALRKEADVEVAVLLSGGVDSSAIAQSMVAAGAVGTRSYVLGRDAGDDELPRARAMADRLGTRHKEVLFDPDRHHDGLEELVARHGEPIALLPLVHTLQLCRAIQADGIKVVLTGHGADELFFGYSSHLQQALLSRIEAIVPAVIRPLWRVLARIKALPARLRLGALVLGAPAGHRRAALLRYSAEAVWPRLLNGPARPHPADLTQRWAAQLPIGARPRAYIDEAALTALLSENAPSVTIAGDLPAMAAGVETRSPFLDQDMVGLALATPFRRKVHRLFDPAGLKWILKQALRGRVPDALLFAPKRGFGTNIQESDLLAGSWRARVDQAFTAFDDLDGLLNADAARDTWRGFQAAPTARVAQIVFKLYVIQLWRRSMARG, encoded by the coding sequence ATGTGCGGCATAGCCGGCATTGCCGCACACGCCGCCGTTCCCGATCTGGGCGACCACGTTGCGGCAATGACGGCGACCCTGCGCCACCGTGGGCCGGACGGCGAGGACCAATGGCTGGCGCCGGAGGGCCGGACCGCGCTCGGGCACACGCGGCTTTCCATTGTCGACCTGTCGCCGCGTGGGCGCCAACCAATGGCCAACGAAGACGAAACGCTGTGGCTGAGTTTCAACGGCGAGATATACAACTGGCGTGCCCTGCGGGCAGACCTGGAACGGCGCGGCCACCGTTTTCGCTCAAACACCGATTCGGAAGTCATCCTGCACCTGTGGGAAGAGGAGGGCGAGGCCGCGCTAGCGCAGCTACACGGCATGTTCGCCTTCCTGCTCTATGACACCAAATCCGAAAGACTGTTTGCCGCGCGCGACCGCGTCGGCAAGAAGCCGTTGGTCTATGCCCACTGGGACGGGGGCGTTGCGCTCGCCTCCGAAATTCCGGCGCTGCTGCAACTTCCCATGGTCGGACGTACGCTCGACCCCGAGGCGGTCGCGCTCTATCTGATCGACAATATGCGCCACGTCCCCGATCCGTGGACGATCTACCGCGACATCAGGCGGCTCCCTGCGGGCCATGCGATGAGCATCCAGGGCGGTGCGGTCGAGCGAATCTGGCGCTACTGGCATCCGCCTTTGGTTAGCCGAGATACCACGCCTTCGCAAGCAACCGCGGTGTTGGACCATGCCGTGGCGTTGCGCAAGGAAGCCGATGTCGAAGTTGCCGTACTCCTATCGGGGGGCGTCGATTCCTCGGCGATCGCGCAATCGATGGTCGCCGCCGGGGCGGTTGGCACGCGCAGCTACGTATTGGGACGCGATGCGGGCGACGACGAACTTCCACGGGCGCGGGCAATGGCCGATCGCCTCGGCACGCGTCACAAGGAAGTTCTCTTCGATCCCGACCGTCATCACGACGGGCTGGAGGAACTCGTTGCACGGCACGGCGAACCGATCGCCCTGCTGCCGCTGGTGCATACTTTACAACTGTGTCGCGCGATCCAAGCCGATGGGATCAAGGTGGTTCTCACCGGGCACGGCGCTGACGAACTATTCTTCGGTTATTCAAGCCACCTTCAACAGGCGCTGCTGAGTCGCATAGAAGCTATTGTCCCGGCCGTTATCCGCCCGCTGTGGCGTGTGCTGGCGCGGATCAAAGCGCTCCCGGCGCGGCTTCGCCTCGGGGCGTTGGTCCTCGGGGCACCCGCGGGACATCGCCGGGCGGCGCTGCTGCGGTACAGCGCGGAGGCGGTATGGCCGCGCCTGCTCAATGGACCAGCACGGCCCCACCCTGCGGATCTCACCCAACGATGGGCGGCCCAACTACCGATCGGCGCGCGCCCGCGCGCCTATATCGACGAGGCAGCCTTGACCGCATTGCTCAGCGAGAACGCCCCGTCGGTCACCATTGCCGGCGACCTGCCGGCGATGGCCGCCGGCGTCGAAACCCGCAGCCCGTTCCTCGATCAAGACATGGTCGGCCTCGCCCTGGCGACACCGTTCCGGCGCAAGGTGCACCGGTTGTTCGATCCGGCTGGCCTCAAATGGATTCTGAAGCAGGCTCTGCGGGGCAGGGTGCCGGACGCTCTCTTATTTGCGCCCAAACGCGGTTTCGGCACCAACATTCAGGAATCGGACTTGCTCGCGGGCTCGTGGCGCGCCCGCGTCGACCAAGCCTTTACCGCGTTCGACGACCTTGACGGCCTTCTCAATGCAGATGCGGCCCGAGACACTTGGCGCGGGTTCCAGGCTGCGCCCACGGCCCGCGTTGCCCAGATAGTCTTCAAACTATATGTAATACAGCTTTGGCGCCGGAGCATGGCAAGGGGTTGA
- a CDS encoding class I SAM-dependent methyltransferase: MTVRRRLFDLTRRLSNRLFGPELMHRSGLVRGLWAGWRRIVEAFSPAYRRQARFERENPEAPWLVPAAIPFIERELRAEMRGLEWGAGRSTLWLARQGLTLVSIEGRRSWRDKVAAWLQRDGLAARVSLPVVDVLRDHGVDPGTIDAYASAPKGFVPPAFDVVLVDGHFRSACLRRVPTLLAPGGLLIVDNAEVADVRDQIARLAPHRIGDFDNGIWLTHVYRAPAEGLPPLD, from the coding sequence ATGACCGTGAGACGCCGGCTGTTCGACCTCACCCGTCGGCTTTCCAACCGGCTGTTCGGGCCGGAGCTGATGCATCGCTCGGGCCTGGTGCGTGGGCTTTGGGCGGGTTGGCGCAGAATTGTCGAGGCGTTTTCGCCGGCCTATCGCCGTCAAGCCCGGTTCGAACGCGAAAACCCAGAAGCCCCTTGGCTGGTGCCCGCCGCGATCCCGTTTATCGAGCGGGAATTGCGGGCGGAAATGCGGGGTCTCGAATGGGGGGCGGGCCGGTCGACCCTGTGGCTGGCCCGGCAGGGGTTGACGCTGGTCAGCATCGAGGGCCGGCGGTCGTGGCGGGACAAGGTCGCGGCATGGCTGCAGCGTGACGGCTTGGCCGCGCGCGTCAGTCTTCCAGTCGTCGATGTGCTCCGCGACCATGGCGTCGATCCCGGCACGATCGACGCGTACGCCTCGGCGCCCAAAGGATTTGTCCCGCCCGCCTTCGACGTCGTGCTGGTCGATGGCCACTTTCGGTCGGCCTGTCTGCGCCGGGTACCGACATTGCTGGCGCCAGGCGGCCTTCTTATCGTCGACAATGCCGAGGTTGCAGATGTCCGCGACCAGATCGCGCGATTGGCGCCCCACCGTATCGGCGATTTCGACAATGGGATTTGGCTGACCCACGTCTACCGTGCTCCGGCGGAAGGTCTGCCGCCGCTCGACTGA
- a CDS encoding DUF6481 family protein has translation MTRDRPKGAFKGADWNERLNTAKNAKRAVVEKNKARLSPDDPAAVERRAARLAASIARDARRAEREAARAAKAAEQAAIRAREEAARAAEAAAREAEEARLAEEARAEAARLEAEKAAAAEALKAEQKAARDLRYAKRKARQ, from the coding sequence ATGACTCGCGACCGTCCGAAAGGCGCCTTTAAGGGCGCCGATTGGAATGAACGGTTGAACACCGCCAAGAACGCCAAACGCGCCGTGGTGGAAAAGAACAAGGCGCGTTTGTCGCCCGACGATCCGGCTGCTGTCGAGCGCCGGGCCGCGCGCCTCGCCGCCAGTATTGCCCGCGACGCCCGCCGTGCGGAGCGCGAGGCCGCCCGTGCGGCCAAGGCCGCCGAGCAGGCCGCGATCCGGGCTCGCGAGGAGGCCGCGCGCGCCGCGGAAGCCGCTGCGCGGGAGGCCGAAGAGGCACGGCTCGCGGAAGAGGCCCGCGCCGAGGCCGCCAGACTTGAGGCTGAAAAGGCCGCAGCGGCGGAGGCCCTGAAAGCCGAGCAGAAGGCCGCGCGTGACCTACGCTACGCGAAACGAAAGGCACGGCAATAG
- a CDS encoding FAD/NAD(P)-binding oxidoreductase — translation MSHIVILGAGIGGVPMAYEVRQAVGEDDRVTVVSDSPSFHFVPSNPWVAVGWRTPKQIKLDLAKMLGRKNIDVVVSAAKRVHPGENAVELANGERISYDHLVIATGPRLAFDEVPGLGPLSGHTQSICHVDHAEKARVAWDAFVENPGPIVVGAVQGASCFGPAYEYAFILDTELRRRKIRDKVPMTFVTAEPWIGHLGLNGVGDSKSLMESAMRKRHIDWVCNAKVEKVEPGMVHAIELNEDGTEKKRHEIPYAYGMMLPAFTGIDAVRDIEGLANPRGFILVDKHQRNPAFPNIWAVGVCIAIPPIGPTPVPTGVPKTGYMIESMVTATAKNIGDALAGRPVEAEATWSAVCLADMGDTGIAFVAVPQIPPRNVNWMAEGKWVHVAKVGFEKYFLRKLRRGVSEPFYEKQIMGALGLKKLRTD, via the coding sequence ATGTCGCATATTGTCATTCTGGGCGCCGGCATCGGCGGCGTGCCAATGGCCTACGAAGTACGCCAAGCCGTCGGCGAGGACGACCGGGTTACGGTCGTGTCGGATTCTCCGAGCTTTCATTTTGTGCCATCCAACCCTTGGGTCGCCGTCGGGTGGCGTACGCCAAAGCAGATCAAACTCGACCTTGCGAAAATGCTCGGCCGCAAGAACATCGATGTGGTTGTCAGCGCAGCCAAGCGGGTACACCCCGGCGAGAACGCCGTCGAACTGGCGAACGGCGAGCGTATTTCCTACGACCATCTGGTGATTGCGACCGGGCCGCGGTTAGCCTTCGACGAGGTACCCGGTCTGGGCCCGCTTAGCGGTCACACCCAATCGATTTGCCACGTCGATCATGCCGAAAAGGCGCGCGTCGCATGGGATGCCTTCGTCGAGAACCCCGGACCGATCGTGGTCGGCGCGGTCCAGGGTGCAAGCTGTTTCGGGCCCGCTTACGAATACGCTTTCATCCTCGATACCGAGCTGCGGCGCCGCAAGATTCGCGACAAGGTGCCAATGACCTTCGTGACCGCCGAGCCTTGGATCGGCCATCTCGGCCTCAATGGCGTCGGTGACAGTAAGTCGCTGATGGAGAGCGCGATGCGCAAGCGACACATCGACTGGGTGTGCAACGCCAAGGTCGAAAAGGTCGAACCCGGGATGGTGCATGCGATCGAACTCAACGAAGATGGAACGGAAAAGAAGCGGCACGAAATCCCCTACGCCTACGGCATGATGCTCCCGGCCTTTACCGGGATCGATGCGGTGCGCGATATCGAGGGACTGGCCAATCCTCGCGGATTCATCCTCGTCGACAAACACCAGCGCAATCCGGCCTTTCCGAATATTTGGGCGGTCGGCGTATGCATCGCTATCCCCCCGATCGGCCCGACGCCGGTGCCGACCGGGGTTCCCAAGACTGGTTACATGATCGAAAGCATGGTGACCGCAACGGCCAAGAATATCGGCGACGCCCTGGCAGGTAGGCCGGTCGAAGCCGAGGCGACGTGGAGTGCGGTGTGCTTGGCCGACATGGGCGATACCGGGATCGCGTTTGTTGCTGTCCCGCAGATCCCGCCGCGCAACGTCAATTGGATGGCCGAGGGGAAGTGGGTGCACGTCGCCAAGGTCGGCTTCGAGAAATACTTCCTACGAAAACTACGCCGCGGCGTTTCCGAACCGTTCTACGAGAAACAGATCATGGGCGCCTTGGGTTTGAAGAAGTTACGCACCGACTAG